The following proteins come from a genomic window of Rutidosis leptorrhynchoides isolate AG116_Rl617_1_P2 chromosome 10, CSIRO_AGI_Rlap_v1, whole genome shotgun sequence:
- the LOC139871952 gene encoding protein DETOXIFICATION 14-like — protein sequence MEQGLLIPRPNNNNNNNNSDSDDNKGLTVLLVEEMKKLGLIAGPMVAVTLSQYLLQVTSVMMVGHLGELALSSTSIAISLSSVTGFSLILGMSSALETLCGQAYGAQQYKKIGTQTYTAFLSLLLVCIPLAIFWRYTGSLLILIGQSPSISHEAGKFITWLIPALFAYAILQPLVRYFLMQSMIFPMLLSSLAALCLHIPVCWGLVYKTDLGNIGAAISMGISMWLNAIFLLFYMMYSPSCAKTRSPISVDVLYGMKQFFTFAVPSAVMICLEWWSYEFLILLSGLLPNPELETSVLSVCLNTISTLYAIPYGFAAGVSTRVSNELGAGNPKGARLAVKAIMILAVVETSIVSAIVFGNRHVFGYIFTNEKEVVDYVTKIAPLLCINIIMDSLQGTLSGVARGVGWQHLGAYVNLAAFYLVGIPVAALLGFCTSLRGEGLWIGILVGATIQVTLLSVVTVFTNYEKQATKTRERLFEEECSIEDNRLM from the exons ATGGAACAAGGATTATTGATTCCgagacctaataataataataataacaataatagtgatagtgATGATAATAAGGGATTAACAGTATTATTAGTGGAAGAGATGAAGAAATTAGGTTTAATTGCAGGTCCGATGGTGGCGGTAACTCTATCCCAATACTTGTTGCAGGTGACCTCCGTCATGATGGTCGGTCATCTTGGAGAATTAGCTCTTTCTAGCACTTCCATTGCTATCTCTCTTTCCAGCGTCACCGGCTTCAGCCTTATT TTGGGGATGTCTAGTGCACTGGAAACCTTATGCGGACAGGCTTACGGAGCTCAACAATACAAAAAAATCGGAACTCAAACTTACACTGCTTTTTTATCTCTTTTACTAGTTTGCATTCCTCTTGCCATTTTTTGGAGATACACCGGAAGCTTACTCATTCTTATTGGTCAAAGCCCTTCAATTTCTCATGAAGCTGGAAAATTCATCACATGGCTAATTCCTGCACTTTTCGCTTATGCAATTCTTCAGCCACTTGTTAGATATTTCCTAATGCAAAGTATGATTTTTCCTATGCTTCTTAGCTCATTAGCTGCTCTGTGTCTGCACATTCCTGTTTGCTGGGGTCTTGTGTATAAAACTGATTTGGGGAACATCGGTGCTGCAATATCTATGGGGATATCCATGTGGCTAAATGCTATATTCCTCTTATTTTATATGATGTACTCCCCCTCATGTGCAAAAACCCGTTCTCCAATCTCGGTTGACGTGTTGTATGGGATGAAACAGTTCTTCACATTTGCTGTCCCGTCCGCTGTCATGATTTG CCTCGAATGGTGGTCATACGAGTTTCTCATATTGCTTTCCGGGCTTCTACCAAATCCAGAGCTTGAAACTTCAGTTCTCTCAGTGTG CCTCAACACGATTTCTACACTCTATGCTATACCATATGGATTTGCTGCTGGTGTCAG CACAAGAGTCTCGAATGAACTTGGAGCAGGTAATCCAAAAGGTGCTCGTTTGGCGGTTAAGGCcatcatgatccttgcagttgTCGAGACAAGTATTGTCAGCGCAATCGTATTTGGCAACAGACACGTTTTTGGATATATTTTTACGAATGAAAAAGAAGTTGTTGATTATGTCACAAAAATAGCACCTCTTTTGTGTATTAACATTATAATGGATAGTCTGCAGGGAACTCTTTCAG GCGTTGCAAGAGGTGTAGGATGGCAACATTTAGGAGCATATGTGAATCTTGCTGCTTTTTATCTTGTTGGAATCCCGGTTGCAGCTTTATTGGGTTTCTGCACATCATTAAGAGGAGAAGGCTTGTGGATTGGAATACTCGTTGGGGCCACAATACAAGTGACATTACTTTCAGTAGTAACAGTTTTTACGAATTATGAGAAGCAG